A window of Solidesulfovibrio sp. contains these coding sequences:
- a CDS encoding ABC transporter permease subunit, producing MTFPKFAYPAFRWFCRACALCLAAALAGLFGFLLWRGLGTLGPSLFFGEADPWRALLLRVPVMDGLWPACLGTLSLLGLTCLLAVPVGIAAGVCLAEYAAGPAKAWLTFCVELLASIPSVVMGLFGFTLILFLRRTILPTANTCLLLAAGCLALLVLPYLVSATQKSLESLPESLRLIGPSLGLGTGRAIRHILLPASARSILAGVILAVGRAAEDTAVILLTGVVANAGAPAGLAGKFEALPFTIYSLAAQYQTPEELDRGYGAAMVLLALTGSLFVGAHLLHATLRRRWQVNP from the coding sequence ATGACGTTCCCGAAATTCGCCTACCCCGCCTTCCGCTGGTTTTGCCGGGCCTGCGCCCTGTGTCTCGCCGCGGCCCTGGCCGGCCTGTTCGGCTTTCTCCTGTGGCGGGGGCTGGGGACGCTCGGCCCGTCGCTGTTTTTTGGCGAGGCCGATCCCTGGCGGGCGTTGTTGTTGCGCGTTCCGGTCATGGACGGCTTGTGGCCGGCGTGTCTGGGAACCCTCAGCCTGCTGGGGTTGACTTGTCTTCTCGCCGTGCCGGTCGGCATCGCGGCCGGCGTTTGCCTGGCCGAGTACGCCGCCGGCCCGGCCAAGGCCTGGCTGACGTTTTGCGTGGAGCTTCTGGCCAGCATTCCCTCGGTGGTCATGGGCCTTTTCGGGTTCACCCTCATTTTGTTCCTGCGGCGCACGATCCTGCCGACGGCGAACACCTGCCTGTTGCTGGCCGCGGGCTGCCTGGCGCTGCTCGTCTTGCCCTACCTCGTCAGCGCCACCCAGAAAAGCCTGGAAAGCCTGCCCGAATCCCTGCGCCTGATCGGGCCGAGCCTGGGCCTGGGGACCGGCCGCGCCATCCGGCACATTTTGTTGCCCGCGTCCGCGCGTTCCATCCTGGCCGGGGTGATCCTCGCCGTGGGCAGGGCCGCCGAGGACACGGCCGTGATCCTGCTGACCGGCGTCGTCGCCAATGCCGGCGCGCCGGCCGGGCTGGCCGGCAAGTTCGAAGCCCTGCCGTTCACCATCTACTCCCTGGCGGCCCAGTACCAGACGCCCGAGGAACTGGACCGGGGGTACGGCGCGGCCATGGTGCTCCTGGCCCTGACCGGGAGCCTCTTTGTCGGCGCGCATCTTCTCCACGCGACCCTGCGGCGGCGATGGCAGGTCAACCCATGA
- a CDS encoding ABC transporter permease subunit, which produces MGEDGVCRNENRLVQATWLGALYGSTGLCALAVAAVFAFLLYFAAPVFWADNAGSVLSLAWRPLDGSFGILSMAAASLALAVSAMLVAMPAGIGICCFTCGLGPPMAARLVLGLVRFMTSIPTVVYGFVSVFALTPIIQAVFRGSSGFCWLTAGLTLSLLVLPTVVLLLEGPLRDAWEHTALAASALGLDASRTLLHVALPRARRSIAAAAVLGFSRAIGDTLIALMLAGNAPQLPLSPLDSIRTLTAHIALVVSTESGSRAYNSLFAAGLLLLGAATAVNLILRRLLRKTA; this is translated from the coding sequence ATGGGCGAAGACGGCGTCTGCCGCAACGAAAACAGGCTTGTCCAGGCGACGTGGCTGGGCGCGCTGTACGGCTCGACCGGGCTGTGCGCCCTGGCCGTTGCCGCCGTCTTCGCTTTCCTCCTGTATTTCGCCGCCCCGGTGTTTTGGGCCGACAATGCCGGTTCGGTGCTGTCGTTGGCCTGGCGTCCCCTGGACGGTTCCTTCGGCATTCTGTCCATGGCTGCGGCATCCCTGGCGCTGGCCGTCTCCGCCATGCTCGTCGCCATGCCGGCGGGCATCGGCATCTGCTGCTTCACCTGCGGGCTGGGCCCGCCCATGGCCGCCCGCCTGGTCCTGGGGCTTGTCCGGTTCATGACCAGCATACCCACCGTGGTCTACGGATTCGTTTCCGTGTTCGCCCTGACGCCGATCATCCAGGCCGTCTTCCGCGGCTCCTCGGGGTTTTGCTGGCTCACGGCCGGGTTGACGTTGAGCCTGCTCGTGTTGCCGACGGTGGTGCTCCTGTTGGAGGGGCCGTTGCGGGACGCCTGGGAGCACACGGCGCTTGCGGCAAGCGCTTTGGGATTGGACGCCTCCCGGACCCTGCTCCATGTGGCGCTCCCCCGGGCGCGCCGGTCCATCGCGGCCGCGGCCGTTCTCGGTTTCAGCCGTGCCATCGGCGACACCCTCATTGCGCTCATGCTCGCCGGCAACGCGCCCCAACTGCCCTTGTCGCCGCTGGATTCCATCCGGACGCTCACCGCGCACATCGCCCTGGTCGTCTCCACGGAGAGCGGGTCGCGGGCCTACAACTCCCTGTTTGCGGCCGGCTTGCTGCTGCTTGGCGCAGCCACGGCCGTGAACCTGATCCTGCGCCGCCTGCTGCGGAAAACGGCATGA
- a CDS encoding phosphate ABC transporter substrate-binding protein, protein MRILIVSRAFLPSLVCLLLAASVAMAGERDRFAGLSGNLDIAGGTAHIPVMKEAAKRIMTANPNIRITVAGGGSGVGVQQVGEGLVAIGNTGRALTPGETEKYGLVSFPFAIDGVAVAVSPDNPVAALTRAQVRDIFAGKVRNWKELGGADAPIHLYTRDEASGTREVFWEKMLGKGEVATAANVVASNGAMKTAVAKDKDAIGYVGIGFIDKTIKAPPLDGVAPTQENAASGQYPITRKLYMNTKGKPQGLTEAFIAYILGPDGAVMSEAAGYIPIK, encoded by the coding sequence ATGCGCATCCTGATCGTGTCCCGGGCATTCCTGCCGAGCCTGGTTTGCCTGCTTTTGGCCGCCTCGGTCGCCATGGCGGGAGAACGTGACAGGTTTGCCGGCCTTTCCGGCAACCTGGATATCGCCGGTGGTACGGCCCATATTCCGGTCATGAAGGAAGCGGCCAAACGGATCATGACCGCCAATCCGAACATCCGCATCACCGTGGCCGGCGGCGGCTCGGGCGTCGGCGTGCAACAGGTCGGAGAGGGGCTGGTCGCCATCGGCAACACCGGCCGGGCGCTGACACCCGGCGAAACCGAAAAATACGGCCTGGTCTCCTTCCCCTTCGCCATCGACGGCGTGGCCGTGGCGGTGAGTCCCGACAACCCCGTCGCCGCCCTCACGAGAGCCCAGGTGCGGGACATTTTCGCCGGCAAGGTCCGCAACTGGAAGGAACTCGGCGGGGCCGACGCGCCGATCCATCTCTATACCCGGGATGAGGCCAGCGGCACCCGGGAAGTGTTCTGGGAAAAGATGCTCGGCAAGGGGGAGGTCGCGACGGCGGCCAATGTGGTCGCCTCCAACGGCGCCATGAAGACCGCCGTGGCCAAGGACAAGGACGCAATCGGCTATGTCGGCATCGGGTTCATCGACAAGACCATCAAGGCGCCGCCCCTCGACGGCGTTGCCCCCACCCAGGAGAACGCGGCCAGCGGCCAGTATCCCATAACCCGCAAGCTCTACATGAACACCAAGGGCAAACCCCAGGGGCTGACCGAAGCGTTCATCGCCTACATCCTCGGTCCGGATGGCGCGGTCATGAGCGAGGCCGCGGGTTACATTCCCATCAAGTAG
- a CDS encoding hemerythrin domain-containing protein, with protein MLGVMRALATRIEAGGTVPAAELAGILDFLKIFADKCHHGKEEDILFPALEAAGMPREGGPIGVMLHEHALGRGRIRDMDAALAGSAGPRSFVAPALDYIELLTQHIAKENNVLFPMAERLLGTPALTAMHEAFERLEEERIGPGRHEAFHRLLDDLAAEYLPG; from the coding sequence ATGCTGGGCGTCATGCGGGCACTCGCCACGCGCATCGAAGCGGGTGGCACCGTTCCCGCCGCCGAGCTTGCGGGCATCCTCGATTTCCTCAAAATTTTTGCCGACAAATGCCACCACGGCAAGGAGGAGGACATCCTCTTCCCCGCGTTGGAGGCTGCGGGCATGCCGCGTGAAGGCGGTCCCATCGGGGTCATGCTTCACGAACATGCCCTCGGGCGGGGACGTATCCGCGACATGGACGCCGCCCTGGCAGGCAGCGCCGGCCCCCGGTCCTTCGTCGCCCCGGCCCTTGACTACATCGAATTGCTGACTCAGCATATCGCCAAAGAAAACAACGTGTTGTTCCCCATGGCCGAACGCCTGCTCGGCACGCCCGCCCTGACGGCGATGCACGAGGCTTTCGAGCGCCTGGAAGAGGAACGCATCGGACCGGGCAGGCACGAGGCCTTTCACCGGCTCCTGGATGACCTGGCCGCCGAATATCTGCCGGGCTGA
- a CDS encoding anaerobic nitric oxide reductase flavorubredoxin: MSFKVTDSITWVGKRDWELRRFHGEEYSTHRGSTYNAYLVQDEKTALVETVWAPFAGEFIEQLKTVVDLDRIDYVIANHAESDHSGGLPELMRLIADVPVFCTANGVKSLKGHYHQDWNFQVVKTGQRLSLGSRELLFIEAPMLHWPDTMFCYLTGDEILFSNDAFGHHLASEGMYNDLVDPCLLMEECIKYYANILTPFSTLVKRKIEEFAGLGLPLKMICPSHGTIWRDNPMQIVAKYLEWAGDYQEHQAIIVYDTMWNGTRRMAEALAAGVHEADPTLVVKLFNAAKADKNDIVTELFRSKGLLVGSPTINRRYLSSLGGFLEMVRGLGFKRKKAAAFGAYGWSGESVKLLTAQLKECGFEVVSDGIRALWNPDDDALGQCRDFGRAFGQGIAG; the protein is encoded by the coding sequence ATGAGTTTCAAGGTCACCGACAGCATTACCTGGGTCGGCAAACGCGACTGGGAATTGCGACGCTTCCACGGCGAGGAATATTCCACCCATCGCGGCTCCACCTACAATGCCTACCTCGTGCAGGACGAGAAGACGGCCTTGGTGGAAACGGTCTGGGCGCCCTTCGCCGGCGAGTTCATCGAACAGCTCAAAACCGTCGTGGACCTCGATCGTATCGACTACGTTATCGCCAACCATGCCGAAAGCGACCACAGCGGCGGCTTGCCGGAGCTCATGCGGCTCATTGCGGATGTGCCCGTTTTCTGCACGGCCAACGGCGTCAAATCCCTCAAAGGCCACTACCATCAGGATTGGAACTTCCAGGTGGTCAAGACCGGCCAACGCCTCAGCTTGGGAAGTCGAGAACTGCTTTTCATCGAAGCCCCCATGCTCCACTGGCCGGACACCATGTTCTGCTATTTGACAGGTGACGAAATTCTCTTCAGCAACGACGCCTTTGGGCACCACCTCGCTTCCGAAGGCATGTACAACGACCTCGTCGATCCTTGCTTGCTCATGGAAGAGTGCATCAAATACTACGCCAATATCCTCACACCCTTCAGCACACTGGTCAAACGCAAGATCGAGGAGTTCGCCGGACTTGGCCTGCCACTCAAGATGATCTGCCCCAGTCATGGCACCATCTGGCGCGACAACCCCATGCAGATCGTAGCCAAGTATTTGGAGTGGGCCGGGGATTACCAGGAACATCAAGCCATTATCGTCTACGATACCATGTGGAACGGGACGCGGCGCATGGCGGAAGCCCTTGCCGCGGGCGTGCACGAAGCCGACCCGACCCTGGTGGTGAAACTTTTCAATGCCGCCAAGGCCGATAAGAATGATATCGTGACGGAGTTGTTCCGTTCCAAAGGCTTGCTCGTGGGCTCCCCGACCATCAATCGGAGGTATCTGTCGTCTCTGGGCGGTTTCCTGGAGATGGTGCGCGGCTTGGGCTTCAAGAGGAAAAAAGCGGCGGCCTTCGGGGCCTACGGCTGGAGCGGAGAGTCCGTCAAGCTTCTCACGGCGCAACTGAAGGAATGCGGATTCGAAGTTGTCTCCGACGGCATTCGTGCCCTTTGGAATCCGGACGACGACGCGCTCGGGCAGTGCCGGGACTTTGGCCGCGCATTCGGCCAGGGCATTGCGGGCTGA
- a CDS encoding sigma 54-interacting transcriptional regulator, which produces MSAKAKTTVLVVDDDQSHRTILLALINGWGYAATGADDGAKAVALAKGKPFDLILMDVRMAVMGGIEALKEIKAYNPAIPVLIMTAYSNVESAVEAIKAGAYDYLTKPLDFDVLRLTLERALEHISLKAENQALRERLVSAFDPRSIIGRSPAMRRLMDMVAMVAPSEATVLVTGESGTGKELIARAIHANSSRRNGPLVAVNCAALSETLLESELFGHEKGAFSGADKRREGRFMQADKGTIFLDEIGETSAAMQAKLLRAIQEREIQRVGSDRTLRVDVRIVAATNRDLKAEVEAGRFREDLYYRLNVMTLPVPPLRDRAEDIPLLAMHFLRRFAEANRKTAKGFTPQAMDLLLKYDWPGNVRELENAVERAVVLMAGDFVTEKELPLGVIEANGLSETSSGQAASQREPAMILPLEAVEREAILAALEVTGGNKTEAAKQLGITRKTLLAKLQR; this is translated from the coding sequence ATGTCCGCCAAAGCCAAGACCACCGTTCTGGTGGTGGACGACGACCAGAGCCACCGCACCATCCTGCTGGCCCTCATCAACGGCTGGGGCTACGCCGCCACCGGAGCCGACGACGGAGCCAAGGCCGTGGCCCTGGCCAAGGGAAAACCCTTTGATCTCATCCTCATGGACGTGCGCATGGCCGTCATGGGCGGCATCGAGGCGCTTAAGGAGATCAAGGCCTACAATCCGGCCATCCCGGTCCTCATCATGACCGCCTATTCCAACGTGGAGTCGGCGGTGGAGGCCATCAAGGCCGGAGCCTACGACTACCTGACCAAGCCGCTCGACTTCGACGTGCTGCGCCTGACTCTGGAGCGGGCTCTGGAGCACATCTCGCTCAAGGCCGAAAATCAGGCGCTTCGGGAACGCCTGGTTTCCGCCTTCGATCCTCGCAGCATCATCGGCCGCAGCCCGGCCATGCGCCGGCTCATGGACATGGTGGCCATGGTCGCGCCCTCCGAGGCCACGGTGCTCGTGACCGGGGAGTCCGGCACGGGCAAGGAACTCATCGCCCGGGCCATTCACGCCAACAGCTCCCGCCGAAACGGCCCCCTGGTTGCCGTCAATTGCGCGGCCCTAAGTGAAACGCTCCTTGAATCCGAACTTTTCGGCCACGAAAAGGGGGCTTTTTCCGGCGCGGACAAGCGGCGCGAGGGGCGGTTCATGCAGGCCGACAAGGGGACCATCTTTCTCGACGAGATTGGTGAGACCTCCGCCGCCATGCAGGCCAAGCTCCTGCGAGCCATTCAGGAACGGGAGATCCAGCGGGTGGGAAGCGACCGAACCCTTCGGGTGGACGTGCGCATCGTGGCGGCCACCAATCGGGACCTGAAAGCGGAGGTCGAGGCCGGGCGGTTCCGGGAAGACCTCTACTACCGGCTCAATGTCATGACCCTGCCCGTGCCGCCGCTGCGGGACCGGGCCGAGGACATTCCGCTTCTCGCCATGCACTTCCTGCGCAGGTTCGCCGAGGCCAACCGCAAGACCGCCAAGGGCTTTACGCCCCAGGCCATGGACCTGCTCCTCAAGTACGACTGGCCGGGCAACGTTCGGGAACTGGAAAACGCCGTGGAACGGGCCGTTGTGCTCATGGCAGGCGACTTCGTCACGGAGAAGGAATTGCCTCTCGGCGTCATCGAGGCCAACGGCCTCTCGGAAACGTCCTCTGGGCAGGCTGCTTCGCAGCGCGAGCCGGCGATGATCCTGCCCTTGGAGGCTGTTGAGCGCGAAGCCATCCTGGCTGCCCTGGAGGTGACGGGCGGCAACAAGACCGAGGCGGCCAAACAGCTTGGCATCACGAGAAAGACGCTTTTGGCAAAGTTGCAGCGGTGA
- a CDS encoding ATP-binding protein, whose translation MQTQSRPGPRFLANIPPWLYIGSVVILAVVMAVMTTRNTHRENALTGRTLFEKGTAFIRAFEAGARLGLGMHWRGEQFQELLEETARQPDVLQLAVTDADGLILAHSDKTRIGQHLYSPETMATLGVAAREKWRITTLPDGRKAFEVYRAFEPGLGRAVADGCGDEAEGHACPWSGSESTSGIRRQVIFVDFDLAPYEAALAQDTRNTVVLAAILFLLGVGGVLTLFWAQSSRLSKRQLRDTQAFSTEIVNNLPVGLLTTGSDGRLAVVNGAAERIAGFKAADVVGKLPQEVLPPVWCGLQEVIEAGEPVAERETECSFDGEKSLPLSVSASRIVNEEGAHLGNIYIFRDLGEVRRLQEEVRRKEKLAALGGLAAGVAHEIRNPLSSIKGVAKYFEGHFDAGSEGRELAGVMAREVDRLNRVITELLDFARPSDVKMRPTDLIELVERSLRLVGPDATAHNVRVAFTHGGELPRVAVDPDRFTQVLLNLYLNAVQAMDSGGVLTVRAGYEPSRGRVRLDAEDAGKGIPPESLGSIFNPYFTTKPSGTGLGLAIVQKLVEAHQGEIQVKSVPGRGSVFSIFLPAHA comes from the coding sequence ATGCAGACGCAATCCAGGCCGGGACCTCGGTTCCTGGCCAATATCCCCCCCTGGCTTTATATCGGTTCGGTGGTCATCCTGGCCGTGGTCATGGCCGTGATGACCACGCGCAATACCCATCGGGAAAATGCCCTGACCGGGCGGACGCTTTTTGAAAAAGGCACGGCGTTCATCCGGGCCTTCGAGGCCGGGGCGCGCCTGGGCCTGGGGATGCACTGGCGGGGCGAGCAGTTCCAGGAACTGCTCGAGGAAACGGCGCGCCAGCCCGACGTTCTGCAACTGGCGGTGACGGATGCCGATGGTCTTATTCTGGCCCACAGCGACAAGACCAGGATCGGCCAGCACCTCTACAGTCCGGAAACCATGGCGACCCTTGGCGTGGCGGCGCGGGAGAAATGGCGGATCACGACCCTGCCCGACGGGCGCAAGGCCTTTGAAGTCTATCGCGCCTTCGAACCCGGGCTGGGGCGCGCCGTGGCCGACGGCTGCGGCGACGAGGCCGAGGGGCATGCCTGTCCCTGGAGCGGATCGGAGTCGACCTCGGGGATCAGACGGCAGGTAATCTTCGTCGACTTCGACCTTGCCCCGTACGAAGCGGCTCTGGCCCAGGATACGCGCAATACGGTCGTCCTGGCGGCCATCCTTTTCCTGCTCGGCGTCGGCGGCGTCCTGACCCTTTTCTGGGCGCAAAGTTCCCGACTCTCCAAACGGCAGCTCAGGGACACACAGGCGTTCTCTACGGAAATCGTCAACAACCTTCCGGTGGGACTGCTCACCACGGGCAGCGACGGACGTCTGGCCGTGGTCAACGGCGCGGCCGAACGGATCGCCGGCTTCAAGGCGGCCGACGTCGTGGGCAAGCTGCCGCAGGAGGTTCTTCCCCCGGTATGGTGCGGCTTGCAGGAGGTCATCGAGGCCGGGGAGCCGGTGGCGGAGCGCGAGACCGAATGCTCCTTCGACGGGGAAAAGAGCCTGCCGCTGAGTGTGAGCGCCTCCAGGATCGTCAACGAGGAAGGCGCGCACCTGGGCAACATCTATATTTTCCGGGACCTCGGCGAGGTGCGGCGGCTTCAGGAGGAGGTCCGCCGCAAGGAAAAGCTGGCCGCCCTGGGCGGGCTGGCCGCCGGTGTGGCCCACGAGATCCGAAATCCCCTGTCCTCCATCAAGGGCGTGGCCAAATACTTCGAGGGGCACTTCGACGCCGGCAGCGAAGGTCGGGAACTCGCCGGGGTCATGGCCCGAGAGGTGGACAGGCTCAACCGGGTCATCACCGAGCTTTTGGATTTCGCCCGGCCTTCGGACGTCAAGATGCGGCCCACGGACCTCATTGAACTCGTCGAACGCTCCCTGCGCCTGGTCGGGCCGGACGCAACCGCACACAACGTGCGGGTGGCGTTTACCCATGGCGGGGAGTTGCCCAGGGTGGCCGTCGATCCCGACCGTTTCACCCAGGTTCTGCTCAACCTGTACCTCAATGCCGTGCAGGCCATGGACAGCGGCGGCGTCCTGACCGTCAGGGCAGGCTACGAACCCTCTCGGGGCAGGGTCCGTCTCGATGCCGAGGATGCGGGCAAGGGCATCCCGCCTGAAAGTCTGGGGAGCATTTTCAATCCCTATTTCACGACCAAACCCTCGGGCACGGGCCTGGGCCTGGCCATCGTCCAGAAGCTGGTCGAGGCGCACCAGGGGGAAATCCAGGTCAAAAGCGTGCCCGGCCGGGGGTCCGTTTTCTCCATCTTCCTGCCGGCCCACGCCTGA